CTAACCAGACAAGATGCTAGGGGAGAAATACTGCAAGCCGGAGTAGCTTTAGGTGGTGGAGATAGTATTGAAAGATCGGTGGATATTTTAGCTACTTTAATGATGCAAAATGGTGCTGTTATGATGGAAAATAATTCAGTTATGTTTAACCAGGTGCCAAATATTTTTAGAGAAAGAGGTTATAACCCAGGCATGGAAGCTGTTCGTTTTTATACTGATTTTGCTAATCCAGCTAAAGAAGTTTATTCCTGGAATGATGATTTGGAAAATTCCTTACAGCAATTTATTAATGGCAGATTGGCTATCTTTTTTGGTTATGCCTATAACCTCCCGGTTATTAAAGCACAGGCTCCAAGGCTTAACTTAGGAATTCAGAAATTCCCGCAAATTGAGGGAGCTTCTGTTGAGGTTAACAGTGCTAATTATTGGGTGGAGACTGTCTCGGCTAAGAGTCGTCATAAGAACGAAGCTTGGAATTTTGTACAATTTATGACTACTCAGCCGGATAATGCTAAGATATTTTTGGAAAGAACTAAAAAACCCACCGCTCTAAGGACTTTAATTCCCGGACAACTTGAAGATGATGATTTGAAGGTTTTTGCCAGTCAGCTTTTAACCGCTAAGAGTTGGTATAGAGGAAGAGATGTAATTTCGGCCGAAAGAGCTTTGCATGAAATGATAGAGGCAGTGGTTATGAATCCAGATAATTTAGTGGAAGCGGTTAATTTATCTGCTTCACGTATCCAACAAACCATTTATTAGTTTTTCTTTAATTCTTTATATGATTAAAAAAAACCAAATATTTTTCTTTCTCTTACTCCTCTTCTCTTTGTTTTTTTATGCCAACTCTTTTGTTCTGCCCGTTCACGCAGAAACAGAACCTTTATTAACTAGCGATATTATAGCGGCAGCTGAATGTAAAGATGGTTGTTCAATTTCCGTTTTTATGAAGGTAGTGATTCAAGCAGCTAAGATTATTCTGGGACTAGTTGGCTCCCTTACCTTATTAATGTTTGTCTATGGCGGTTTCATGCTTTTGGTATCTGCCGGTAACACCGAGAGAATACAAAAAGGTAAAGATATTTTATTGGGCTCAATAGTTGGTTTATTAATTGTTTTTGGTAGTTATATATTCATTAATTTTGTAATTAATGATTTATTGGGAGCCCAAGGAGATTTTAAATTTACCGGTTCTTCTTCAATCGAGACTTCAACACAAAGTGCTGTTGTGGGAGTTCGCCAATGTCCAAATAGAGATGAGACTTGTATTCAACCCAATGAAAAATGTTTTTATATGGATGGCCATATTGAAATATTAGGAACAAGAACAGGCTATTGTGGTGTGGGGCATTGTTGTAAATTACCAGAACTCACTTCTTTAACTTGCAGGCAAAGATCTGGTTCTTGTGGCGTCGTAACTTGTACAAACAATCAAGAAAATTTAGGTAAGTTAGATTGTCCAAACAATAGTGTGGGAATGGCAGGTGTCTGTTGTAGAAATAAACCGGAAACAGGAAATCAAGGAAATGAATAAATAAACCAAAATTATCTATGCCCCCTTTTTCCTCCACGCCTATTTTTCTTGATTCCGAAACCGTGGCGGAACAGTTACGTAGAACCAGACAGTCTAATAACCTATCTCTTCAAGAGGTTTCCAAAAAATTAAACATAAAGATTGAATATCTTGACGCTTT
This genomic window from Patescibacteria group bacterium contains:
- a CDS encoding pilin produces the protein MIKKNQIFFFLLLLFSLFFYANSFVLPVHAETEPLLTSDIIAAAECKDGCSISVFMKVVIQAAKIILGLVGSLTLLMFVYGGFMLLVSAGNTERIQKGKDILLGSIVGLLIVFGSYIFINFVINDLLGAQGDFKFTGSSSIETSTQSAVVGVRQCPNRDETCIQPNEKCFYMDGHIEILGTRTGYCGVGHCCKLPELTSLTCRQRSGSCGVVTCTNNQENLGKLDCPNNSVGMAGVCCRNKPETGNQGNE
- a CDS encoding extracellular solute-binding protein, whose protein sequence is MRLKILAFSLILVFVATAGLGCKTLSREVKDSMQPVVLNYWRVWEGPDDFAELIGRYNAQHPYVTINYRKLTYEEYENALVDALAEDRGPDIFSIQNTWVKKYQTKIAPMPETITMVYPIEKGTIKKEVIPELRTTRSISAADVRNAFIDTVYQDVVISAEGKQFIYGLPLSVDTMVMFFNKDLLNNAGIAELPPYWNRDFQEAIKKLTRQDARGEILQAGVALGGGDSIERSVDILATLMMQNGAVMMENNSVMFNQVPNIFRERGYNPGMEAVRFYTDFANPAKEVYSWNDDLENSLQQFINGRLAIFFGYAYNLPVIKAQAPRLNLGIQKFPQIEGASVEVNSANYWVETVSAKSRHKNEAWNFVQFMTTQPDNAKIFLERTKKPTALRTLIPGQLEDDDLKVFASQLLTAKSWYRGRDVISAERALHEMIEAVVMNPDNLVEAVNLSASRIQQTIY